The following proteins are encoded in a genomic region of Gossypium hirsutum isolate 1008001.06 chromosome D05, Gossypium_hirsutum_v2.1, whole genome shotgun sequence:
- the LOC107904093 gene encoding probable RNA-binding protein ARP1 produces the protein MKMSNNVGQFGDTTLTKVFVGGLAWETPQEVMREHFEKYGEILEAVIISDKITGRSKGYGFVTFKDAEAAKKACEDAAPIINGRRANCNIASLGARRPRSASSAPPPQQGSNVGPRATPVAPANQVQWYYPAGASAPPFHHQAVPFYGYSPAYVATNISYNHKLGYNGGSYMNGHLSQVYPAGQTIVGANTLMPVYPFYHYHQSQTLGFPSSPASAALTFPSPTAWPISNCS, from the exons ATGAAAATGAGTAATAATGTGGGGCAATTCGGTGATACAACATTAACCAAAGTTTTCGTGGGAGGTTTAGCGTGGGAAACTCCTCAAGAAGTCATGAGAGAGCATTTTGAGAAATACGGTGAGATCCTTGAAGCTGTCATTATTTCTGATAAAATCACTGGCAGATCCAAAGGTTATGGATTC GTTACTTTTAAGGATGCTGAAGCTGCAAAGAAGGCTTGCGAGGACGCTGCTCCTATCATTAACGGCCGTCGTGCCAACTGTAACATCGCCTCCCTCGGTGCTCGCCGCCCGAGGTCCGCCTCCTCTGCTCCTCCGCCGCAACAAG GATCAAACGTTGGACCGAGGGCTACGCCAGTTGCACCAGCCAATCAGGTGCAGTGGTATTACCCGGCTGGGGCATCAGCACCGCCGTTTCACCATCAGGCGGTTCCTTTTTACGG GTACTCTCCTGCCTACGTTGCCACAAACATCAGCTACAACCAT AAGCTAGGCTACAATGGAGGATCCTACATGAATGGGCATTTGTCTCAAGTATATCCAGCGGGGCAAACTATTGTAGGTGCCAACACATTGATGCCAGTGTACCCTTTTTATCACTACCATCAATCACAAACATTGGGATTTCCATCATCACCAGCATCAGCGGCTCTCACCTTCCCATCACCAACAGCATGGCCCATCAGCAATTGCTCCTAG